A region of the Massilia sp. erpn genome:
AATAACTTGATATAGCTTTGCATGGAGTTCGGAGCACGATCAAGCGAAAACTTGTTACAGAGCTAACAGTGTAATAAACGCGCAACATTACGAAAAAAACATAATTTTCGTGAGAAATGGAGAGCATTTACTCCTGACAGCTGGTGTAGAAATACTGCTGAGCTGCGTCGGCGGACAGTGAAAATGAGGGCATACAGGCTGCGAAAAATCCACTGCCGCCGATGCCGCAACTTGCGCATGCTAAGTCTTGCAATAGCGCCCGCCGTCTAGCGTTTGGCAAACAGGAGCAGATAGATCAGGGCCAGTAAAAGCAGCGGCGGCGCCAGCCAACGCAAGCCATCCAGCAGCAGTTTGCGCGGTGGAATGTTCAGCACTGCGCGCGCATATGCGATCACCGCCCTCACCTCGGCTTCATCGAAGGCATGGGGCTGGCCTCGGCGGATGGCGGCGCCGATCGCGCGCAACTCCTCCTTGCTTTTGCCGCGGTACTCGTCACCGATCTCGTAATCGAGCGAGAGGATCAGGGCGCGCGCCTTGTCCTCGTCGCTGCGCGGGGCAAAGCCACAGGACGGGCAGCGTTCCGGCAGACTGCCTTTCTCATGACCGCATCGAATGCAGATCGCACGCATTATTGACAACCGCAGGAATCCTGCTGCGCCTTGGTCCCGATCTGATAACCGGCATAGCCGGAGGCGCCCGCCACGCTTGGTACACCCACCTGAATGCCGACCCGCGCCGCATTGGCTACCGCAGCTTGGGTGCCGCCCCAGTTTGGCGCGAAGCCCAACCAGGTGTTCAGTGCGCGCGGCATTTCCAGCAGATTCCAGCCGCCGTTGACCAGGCCTGATGGCAGCGAACCGTTGCGCGCCGCCGCCTGCGGGAAGAACCAGTGGTCCAGGCTCATGCCGCCAGCCCCACCGCGAGCCCCCCAGTAGGTCTTGCTGATATTCGAGAAGCGGCTGGTATTCCAGAAGAAGTTGCCGACGCCGGCTGCGCCCGCGCGGGCCATGATGCCGGCCCCCGACCCGGTGAGTGCCCAAGCGCCGACCTGCCACCAGTTGACACAACCTAAATTGCCGCCGTTGCGGTACAACTGATATCCCAGGTTGCCCACGCCCCCGATTACCCCGCCGATCACGCCGAATTCGCCGGTCGGATCAACCCTGCTGACCGGGTCGCCATTCACATAGCCATACATATTGATGCCGCCGCCCAGGCCAATCGGGTCGCTCTGAATGAAGCGGCCCATGGCCGGCGAATAGTAGCGCGCCCGGTAGTAATACAAGCCGGTGCCGTCGTTTTCGCGGCCGGTGTACTGGAAAGGATTGGCATGGACGGCATCGGCCTGGGTCTGGCCATAGGGCCCGTACCGATAGTCGACCACCTTATTGCCCTGCGCATCGGTCAGGCGAATCACCGAACCCAGGGCGTCGCTCAGATAGCTGGTCACGCGCGCGTCGCTGCCGCTGCCACTGGTCTGGGCAAACACTTCGTCGACGCCGCCAACAATATAATTGGCGCGCACATTGGCCGGGTTGCCGCCGTTGGCGCTGGCCCCATTCAATTCCTGCACGATGTTGACCCCGTCATACAGATAGCTGCTGCCCACACCGGCCACGGTCTTGCCCTGACGCCGGCCAAGTGCATCGTAACTGAAGCTGGCAATCTCCGTCCCATCCTGCATCTTGATCTGCACCAGCTGGTCACGCGCATTCCAAACATACGTCTGGGTACCATCACTGAGCAGATTGCCATTCTGATCGTAGCTCAGGCTATGTCCATTGAAACTCACCAGGCGGTTGGCGGCATCCACCGTCGATTCACTCACCTCGTCCGGCAGCACGGCGCGCACCAGGCTACCGCCGCTGGCAATGCGTCGTCCAGCGGCATCATAACCGAACATCAGATCGCCAATCAGGCTGCCGTCCGCCTTGTTATAGCGGATGGCGCGCAACTGGCCGGCGTCGTCGAAGGTATTGGTATGCACCACGCCATTCGGATAGCTTGTGGTGCTGCGGCCGTTATTGCGGTCGTAGGTGAAATCGACCCGCTGCACGGCATTGTTGTTGGACAGTCCGGCCGCCTGCTCGATGCGGATCAGGCGGCCGCCCGTATCGTAGCCGTAGCTGATGGTGGGCTGGCCAGCCACTGTCACCGAGGTCCGGCGGCCGTACTTGTCGTAGGTGTAGTCGATGCGGCCCTGGGGCGTGGTTTCCTGCGTCAGATTGTCGAAGCTGTCGTAGCCGCGCGTGATGGTGCCGTTCAGGCTATCCACGATCCGGACCAGGCGGTTGCCGTCGTCATAAGTGTAACCAACGGTGCTGCCATCGGCGTAGCTGATGCTTTTCAGCCGGTCCAGCCCATCATAGCTCAAGCGGCTGACCTGCCCCTTGCGGTCGGTGAACTTGCTCAGATTATGGGCCGCATCGTATTCGAAGGCTTCGTTCTGGTTCAGCGGATCCGCCGTGCTGGTCATGGTATTGCTTTTATCGAAGCCGAAGCGGTGCAGATTCGACTTCGCATCCCTGACCGAGGTTCCATTGCCATTGCCGTCATAGGCCATGGCGGTGCTGTTTTCGAGGGCATTCGTGGTGCGGGTAATGCGGCCCAAGGCATCCTGCTCAAAGATGGTGCGGTTGCCCAGCGCGTCGGACATGCTCTGACGCCGCCCCAGCGTATCGGTGGCGGAAATGCTGGTGTGGCCAAGCGCATCGGTCACGCCGGCGAAGTCATAGCCGTCATAGGACAGGCGCGTGATCTTGCCTTCGGCATCGGTCAATTCCACCGGCTGGCCCGCCCCGTTGTATGCGATGCGCATGATATTGCCGTTGGCATCCTTCACCTCAGTCATATTGCCCACGCTATCGTAGGTCCAGCTGCTGCTGCGTCCCGCGCCATCGGTCCGGCTCAGCAACTGATTGTAATCGCTGCTATACGTCATGCTGGTCGTGACCGCCGCGGCAGTCCCGGCAAAGAAGGTCTGCGTCAGCAAATTGCCGCGCTCATCATACGCATAAGCGGTTTTACGGCCCAATGGATCGGTGCGCGCCAGCAGCAGATTGCTGGCAGGGTCGCGTTCATAGACTTCGGTCTGCTGTTCCGGCAAGCCAAGCGCATTGGTCATGCGCGCCGCATAGCCCGCCGCACCGAACTCGATGCGCTTGACGATGCCACGCTCATTGGTCACGTCGGTCTGCACCACCTTGCCGGCCGCGTTCAGGGTATAGCTGAAGAGATTGGTGCTGCCATCAGCATAGGTTTGCTTGCTGACGCGGTTGTTGGCGTCGTACACATTGCTCACCATCAGATTGCCACGTTTATCCTGCACCGTCAGCATATTGTGGGCAGCGTCATAGGTAAACAACTCGGTCTGGCCGAGTGCGTCCGTCACCTTCATGAGACGGCCGGCCGTATCGTACTCATAGCCGACGGTGCGGCCGGCGTTGTCGCTGGCCTGCGTGATGCGGTTCTTGCTGTCGTAAGTGAAATCGATGTAGCGGCCGCTCGGCGACGTGACCCGCGTCAGATTGTTGCTGGTGCGGGTGAAGGTCAGCGTATTGCCGTTACGGTCGCTCAGCGAAGTGGCCGCCGCCGCACGCGCCACCGGTGAACTCATCGCTTCGGGGAAGCAGATTGCTGTGCCATCCCTCAGCTTCAGCTCCCAGTAGCAGTTGCTGCTCTTATATCGCAGCACCGAACCGTAATAACGTGTGGGAGAAGATGTATGCAAATAGACTGCATCGCCAGTGCCGGTGCCGGGGGAAATGCGCTTGTAGCGCAGCCTGCCGCCATCGGGCAGAATCAGCTCCTGATATGTCCAGGGACTGGTGTCGCCTACCAGAAAATAGTCGTATTCCAGGTTAGCGCCGATACCGAAGCCGCGCGAAGCCGGATCGCGCGGCCGATAGCTGCGCGACACGCGTAACGGGAGCACGTCGTCCACCACCAGATCGGTGGCCGCGTTCAGAAACAGGCCGGTGGCACAATCGACCGGATCGCCGGCACAACCGCTGGGCTGGGGCGGCTGGTTGCCGTCGCAGCCACCACCGCTGCCGCAGCCGCCGGGCGGCGGACCTTCCGGCGGAGCGTTACTGGGGAGGGAGACCATGGCGCCGGTGAACTCGTAGATCTTCACGTCGGCGTCGGGAATGGCTTGCTTGCCGTCCGGGCTAACGGTGCCCTGGCCATACACATACCAGCCCTTGCCGCGCGCATCGTAGTTCCAGAAGTCGACGCGGCTGCCGGGCGCAGCGCCACTGAAGTTCGGATAAATCAGGCGCGCCCCCTGCTGGCTGCGACTATTGGTGCTGGTGATCGAGGCGCCGCCCGGCTGCACCGTGAAGTAGACCGGCACATCGGCATTCGGCAACGGGAATGGCGGACGATCCACCGGAATGGCCGTCATATTCAGTTCGGTGACGATCTTGCCGCTGCGGTCGCGGATCACGCTGCCGGCCGGGATGCGCAGTTCCAGACCGGGAATGCGGGGCGAGGTCAGCACCACTTCCTTGTCGTTGGGCGAGGCGATGGCAGCATTGCCGGCCGGATCGAGGCGGCTGCTCCAGATGGTATAGCCGAGGGTCGTAGTTTTCCCGGCATGGACATCAACGCGCACCTGGTAGTAGCCGTAGCGCGTGGCTTCCTTGTCGGCGGCGAAACCATCGATGCTCAGCACCTGCACGCCGGCCGGAATGCCGCGCAGCAGGAAGCGGCCGGTGTCGTCGCTCAGCACCGTCTGGTCACCGATCTGCAGGCGCACATTGCGCAGGCCGCGGCCATGCATGGTCAGCACCTGGCCGGCCAGCGCGGTTTCACCGGGCGGCGCCTGTAACGGCGGCAGTTTCTGCATCGGACTCTCGCCGCGCTTGGCGCGCCAGTCGCCTTTCAGGGCGGTGGCGTCGGGCTGCCAGACTTCGCTCTGCATTACGCTTTCCGCTGCGGCCATCGCCTGCTTTTCCAGCGCCCCGTACTGCCTGGCGGCCGCCGGCTGA
Encoded here:
- a CDS encoding RHS repeat-associated core domain-containing protein, whose protein sequence is MSECETTSRRLRWLSALLLPVLLAAPAGAQNTASVAVLPSLQKLAAPAPLVRSGQSATQLPDGRWLLLGGQGVDREAVAGVALLDAQTGKSEKLAATLLQARRGHSASLLPDGSVLLLGGVDSAGNVVALAERFDLDPVRLDQARSQALPPLPLIARSGHSATVLADGRLLIAGGADARGRPVYEAEIYDPLTRQVERFNPKLESARMNHLAALLPSAEVLLWSGSDGEKRNLDSGELYDPGSQRFSSVSAAGLGELAAQLAAPAPLALAGSRPEAESNAAPVDQPFVLRFNQAMDVRSLNGASVTLLGPHGAVPLKVVPVEQGLLAFVKPAVDLLPDSRYTLFVDGARSRSGVPLGFTSLGFSTARLTGPAGGNAAAGGADAAPASLTPAPGIGQDANRSGGGSTASGAIGSGEVAGAATQPAAARQYGALEKQAMAAAESVMQSEVWQPDATALKGDWRAKRGESPMQKLPPLQAPPGETALAGQVLTMHGRGLRNVRLQIGDQTVLSDDTGRFLLRGIPAGVQVLSIDGFAADKEATRYGYYQVRVDVHAGKTTTLGYTIWSSRLDPAGNAAIASPNDKEVVLTSPRIPGLELRIPAGSVIRDRSGKIVTELNMTAIPVDRPPFPLPNADVPVYFTVQPGGASITSTNSRSQQGARLIYPNFSGAAPGSRVDFWNYDARGKGWYVYGQGTVSPDGKQAIPDADVKIYEFTGAMVSLPSNAPPEGPPPGGCGSGGGCDGNQPPQPSGCAGDPVDCATGLFLNAATDLVVDDVLPLRVSRSYRPRDPASRGFGIGANLEYDYFLVGDTSPWTYQELILPDGGRLRYKRISPGTGTGDAVYLHTSSPTRYYGSVLRYKSSNCYWELKLRDGTAICFPEAMSSPVARAAAATSLSDRNGNTLTFTRTSNNLTRVTSPSGRYIDFTYDSKNRITQASDNAGRTVGYEYDTAGRLMKVTDALGQTELFTYDAAHNMLTVQDKRGNLMVSNVYDANNRVSKQTYADGSTNLFSYTLNAAGKVVQTDVTNERGIVKRIEFGAAGYAARMTNALGLPEQQTEVYERDPASNLLLARTDPLGRKTAYAYDERGNLLTQTFFAGTAAAVTTSMTYSSDYNQLLSRTDGAGRSSSWTYDSVGNMTEVKDANGNIMRIAYNGAGQPVELTDAEGKITRLSYDGYDFAGVTDALGHTSISATDTLGRRQSMSDALGNRTIFEQDALGRITRTTNALENSTAMAYDGNGNGTSVRDAKSNLHRFGFDKSNTMTSTADPLNQNEAFEYDAAHNLSKFTDRKGQVSRLSYDGLDRLKSISYADGSTVGYTYDDGNRLVRIVDSLNGTITRGYDSFDNLTQETTPQGRIDYTYDKYGRRTSVTVAGQPTISYGYDTGGRLIRIEQAAGLSNNNAVQRVDFTYDRNNGRSTTSYPNGVVHTNTFDDAGQLRAIRYNKADGSLIGDLMFGYDAAGRRIASGGSLVRAVLPDEVSESTVDAANRLVSFNGHSLSYDQNGNLLSDGTQTYVWNARDQLVQIKMQDGTEIASFSYDALGRRQGKTVAGVGSSYLYDGVNIVQELNGASANGGNPANVRANYIVGGVDEVFAQTSGSGSDARVTSYLSDALGSVIRLTDAQGNKVVDYRYGPYGQTQADAVHANPFQYTGRENDGTGLYYYRARYYSPAMGRFIQSDPIGLGGGINMYGYVNGDPVSRVDPTGEFGVIGGVIGGVGNLGYQLYRNGGNLGCVNWWQVGAWALTGSGAGIMARAGAAGVGNFFWNTSRFSNISKTYWGARGGAGGMSLDHWFFPQAAARNGSLPSGLVNGGWNLLEMPRALNTWLGFAPNWGGTQAAVANAARVGIQVGVPSVAGASGYAGYQIGTKAQQDSCGCQ